One window from the genome of Nicotiana sylvestris chromosome 9, ASM39365v2, whole genome shotgun sequence encodes:
- the LOC138878504 gene encoding uncharacterized mitochondrial protein AtMg00810-like, translating into MVLVYVDDLLITGSSQHLLKQIRDKLQTKFKMKDLGELKLFLGIEFARSSKGIVMCQRKYAVELITEVHVLSQYMHSPKVSHMEAALRVVKYIKEATGLGLLMPAKSSNQLLTYCDSDWGACLQTRSSVTGYLVKFKDALFSWK; encoded by the exons ATGGTGTTAGTCTATGTAGATGACTTACTAATTACAGGCAGTAGTCAGCATCTTCTAAAACAAATCAGAGATAAGTTGCAAACCAAATTCAAGATGAAAGACTTAGGAGAGTTAAAGTTGTTCCTTGGAATTGAGTTTGCAAGATCAAGTAAGGGTATTGTGATGTGTCAAAGGAAATATGCCGTAGAACTAATAACTGAAG TTCATGTACTGAGTCAGTACATGCATAGCCCAAAGGTTTCTCATATGGAGGCTGCCTTAAGAGTGGTCAAGTACATAAAAGAAGCAACTGGACTAGGATTGCTTATGCCTGCAAAGAGCTCTAACCAATTGCTTACCTATTGTGACTCAGACTGGGGAGCTTGTCTTCAAACTAGAAGTTCTGTAACAGGTTATCTTGTGAAGTTTAAAGATGCATTATTCTCATGGaagtaa